A single window of Calditrichota bacterium DNA harbors:
- a CDS encoding TonB-dependent receptor has protein sequence MKKIRWFAVLAILLTLPGVQTYAGVTGKIQGKVVDKNGMPLPGVNVLLVGTNRGAATDSKGNYVILSVAPGVYKVSARMIGFEILTKTGVMVQADRSTIVNFKLMPKVLGMKEVVVTAEKPKVEVDRTFSEYTVGSKEIQQTVMMKNVADIVSLQPGMDVNGRGMVRGGDMNDIAADVTYYVDGVRMINSDGLGVHNFTGVNKYVIESASVITGGLNAEYGNAQGGVINIVTKEGGHTYHGTMELGLSFPGQHHWGPNYYDAPIHRDHMKWGNAAWESEIDSLTGKVIHKRVDYVNLWGQSLQASISGPIFRNLSFFLSTQYSHEAIHGINPLKHVPFNTQNNWKLSYAITPSISVKLGGLYSYHWGFNSGPSVGGIKSMGDNGKNIFLPMNSSSAGKSLYTDHMEYFSLTHMITPRTYYELRISNYVTLQKSKDVPDSTTPIRKDLEGWFNLPRKANSYVETQRKRLGIKFDLSSQVTDHHFVKTGIDYTGFNVWAIGYDDFLDRRYLTYIGKDHKPKSPIKPQQYAWYIQDKMEYKGLVVNAGIRMDRFDPNIDYPATVSLGASDYFFNTFTRFDYKKLREFGLLRKIKPKIVWSPRLGVAHPITDRSMIHFFYGHIYQLPSFYTMFAERWENYGERDKDINGNGVIDPTEKYNTISALHGFFGNPELGYEKTISFELGFDWNFYSEYVVSLSSYYKSSSNQVTSPGRVHVNWWDPAKQMFDFKFTHKASNGVHEDIQGFELSLRKSFSHYFSFRLAYNLQWAVQGQAGLADNFYVPDSAFTVNKFWMNYKKMEDGSEEPVKLISFLARSYGHKANMFLDSLRAIGLNPVPLGNSGIYHVDFWGASEEDPKPNADIRSYGKAQIFIGTPSHFGPWGLLSDLSLNIIYKMSTGVPYLYSPIGKTAEWRNAPLATRTDLSLEKILFQKGKLKPTFYMEIVNVFNQKDFRNDGGFKSMYGPGEFVRWGMDRPRPDNKEYQEYGDFYANYRYYGSPRAMRMGIRLMF, from the coding sequence ATGAAAAAAATACGATGGTTCGCGGTTTTGGCCATTTTGCTAACACTTCCTGGCGTACAAACGTATGCCGGGGTGACGGGCAAAATTCAGGGAAAGGTGGTTGATAAGAATGGAATGCCTTTGCCGGGTGTAAATGTTCTCCTTGTGGGTACGAACCGGGGGGCAGCGACCGATTCAAAGGGGAACTATGTTATTCTTTCTGTGGCGCCGGGCGTTTACAAGGTGTCGGCACGCATGATCGGCTTCGAAATACTCACGAAAACCGGGGTCATGGTTCAAGCCGACCGATCCACCATTGTGAATTTTAAACTCATGCCCAAGGTGTTGGGAATGAAAGAAGTGGTGGTCACGGCAGAAAAACCCAAGGTGGAGGTGGATCGTACCTTTAGCGAATACACGGTGGGGTCCAAAGAAATTCAGCAAACCGTGATGATGAAAAATGTGGCAGATATTGTTTCTTTGCAGCCCGGTATGGATGTGAATGGACGGGGCATGGTGCGCGGCGGAGATATGAATGATATTGCCGCCGATGTCACTTACTACGTGGATGGGGTTCGGATGATCAACAGCGACGGTTTGGGCGTACACAATTTTACGGGCGTGAATAAATATGTCATTGAATCGGCTTCTGTGATTACAGGCGGACTAAATGCAGAGTACGGTAATGCTCAGGGCGGGGTGATTAATATTGTAACCAAAGAGGGGGGACACACGTACCACGGCACCATGGAACTTGGGCTTTCCTTTCCGGGACAGCATCATTGGGGACCCAATTATTACGACGCCCCCATCCATCGGGACCACATGAAATGGGGCAATGCGGCCTGGGAAAGTGAAATTGACAGCCTTACCGGAAAGGTCATTCATAAGCGGGTCGATTATGTCAACCTCTGGGGTCAGTCCCTGCAGGCGAGTATTTCCGGGCCTATTTTTCGGAATCTGTCATTCTTTTTAAGCACCCAATACAGCCACGAAGCCATTCACGGAATCAATCCCCTGAAACATGTACCGTTTAATACGCAAAATAACTGGAAGCTTTCTTATGCCATTACCCCCAGTATTTCCGTCAAATTGGGGGGGCTGTATTCCTATCATTGGGGGTTTAATTCAGGCCCCTCGGTGGGCGGAATCAAGAGCATGGGCGATAACGGGAAAAATATTTTTCTTCCCATGAATTCCTCTTCTGCCGGGAAGTCACTGTATACCGATCACATGGAATATTTTTCCCTGACACACATGATTACGCCGCGCACGTACTACGAATTACGGATCTCAAATTATGTGACCTTGCAAAAATCCAAAGATGTTCCCGATTCCACAACACCGATTCGCAAGGATCTGGAGGGGTGGTTTAATCTGCCCCGCAAGGCCAATTCATACGTGGAAACCCAGCGAAAACGTCTGGGAATTAAATTTGACCTGTCCAGCCAGGTAACCGACCACCATTTTGTAAAAACGGGAATCGATTACACGGGATTTAATGTCTGGGCCATCGGCTATGATGACTTTCTGGATCGGCGGTATCTCACCTATATCGGGAAAGATCACAAGCCAAAATCTCCCATCAAGCCACAGCAATATGCCTGGTACATTCAGGATAAGATGGAATACAAGGGATTGGTGGTCAATGCGGGCATCCGAATGGATCGATTCGATCCCAATATTGACTACCCGGCCACCGTATCGCTGGGGGCTTCCGATTATTTTTTCAACACCTTTACCCGGTTTGACTACAAGAAATTGCGTGAATTCGGACTTCTTCGTAAAATTAAGCCCAAGATTGTCTGGAGTCCCCGGCTGGGTGTGGCGCACCCGATTACCGATCGGTCGATGATCCATTTCTTTTACGGGCACATTTACCAGCTCCCCAGTTTTTATACCATGTTCGCCGAGCGCTGGGAAAATTATGGGGAACGGGACAAGGACATCAACGGAAATGGTGTGATTGATCCGACGGAAAAATACAATACCATCAGTGCGCTTCACGGCTTTTTCGGAAATCCGGAATTGGGATACGAAAAAACCATCAGCTTCGAATTGGGTTTCGATTGGAATTTCTACAGCGAGTACGTGGTCTCTCTTTCGTCTTACTACAAGAGTTCCAGCAATCAGGTAACCAGTCCGGGGCGTGTGCACGTCAATTGGTGGGATCCGGCCAAACAGATGTTTGATTTTAAATTTACGCACAAGGCGTCCAATGGTGTTCACGAAGACATCCAGGGGTTTGAGCTCAGTTTGAGGAAGAGTTTCAGCCATTATTTTTCCTTCCGCCTGGCGTACAACCTGCAATGGGCCGTTCAGGGACAGGCCGGGCTGGCAGACAATTTTTACGTCCCGGATTCTGCCTTTACGGTGAATAAGTTCTGGATGAATTACAAGAAGATGGAGGACGGGTCGGAAGAGCCGGTGAAGCTGATTTCATTTTTGGCACGCAGTTACGGACACAAAGCGAATATGTTTTTGGATTCGCTGCGGGCCATTGGCCTGAATCCGGTTCCTTTGGGGAATTCGGGAATCTACCACGTGGATTTCTGGGGCGCTTCGGAAGAGGACCCCAAGCCAAATGCGGATATCCGCAGTTACGGAAAGGCTCAGATCTTTATCGGTACGCCCAGCCATTTTGGCCCGTGGGGACTGCTGAGCGATCTAAGTCTCAACATTATTTACAAAATGTCCACGGGTGTGCCTTATCTTTATTCACCCATCGGAAAAACGGCCGAGTGGCGAAATGCCCCTTTGGCGACACGTACAGATTTGAGTTTGGAAAAGATTCTCTTTCAGAAAGGAAAACTGAAACCCACCTTTTATATGGAAATTGTGAATGTGTTTAACCAGAAGGATTTTCGCAACGACGGCGGGTTTAAGTCGATGTACGGTCCGGGTGAATTTGTTCGGTGGGGCATGGACCGTCCCCGCCCCGACAACAAAGAATATCAGGAATATGGCGATTTTTATGCGAACTATCGCTATTACGGATCTCCCCGAGCAATGCGGATGGGAATTCGCTTAATGTTTTAA
- a CDS encoding T9SS type A sorting domain-containing protein, protein MKKLLRIFVLIGFVFAFGNVNAQWHESFTKPATPDANAKIKSDMTWQWWGWGTAVVQNGEMQLTGAQDPFGNITSWIQIDQSIDPNAVITPTNCEVYVKVKITTEGTEDNDDQFHVVIAIDPDFMSNLNVYTVASVPKDNAIGIFYFAENSTKAGNVNPAIVYDQYYWEKIKFDGSTISVWVYPDGGAPGDTADVTYTQTTVANPSPTLILVGAFNDDSSKVHIDDVYYNEEPPATSVSEKPASVVTDYSLEQNYPNPFNPETTIRYSLKKEGEVSLKVFDSQGRQVADLVNGVLSAGSHEARWNARNMPSGIYFYKLETADFSQTKKMLLMK, encoded by the coding sequence ATGAAGAAATTGCTACGTATTTTCGTCCTAATCGGATTCGTTTTTGCTTTTGGGAATGTGAATGCTCAATGGCATGAAAGTTTTACAAAACCCGCAACGCCGGACGCCAATGCAAAAATAAAAAGTGATATGACCTGGCAATGGTGGGGTTGGGGTACAGCTGTTGTTCAAAATGGTGAAATGCAATTGACCGGTGCACAGGATCCCTTTGGGAATATCACAAGCTGGATTCAGATTGACCAGAGCATAGACCCTAATGCGGTGATTACCCCCACGAATTGTGAGGTTTATGTAAAGGTTAAAATTACGACCGAAGGCACAGAAGACAATGATGATCAATTCCATGTTGTTATTGCCATTGATCCTGACTTCATGAGCAATCTGAATGTTTACACGGTGGCGTCGGTTCCCAAAGACAACGCCATCGGTATTTTCTATTTTGCAGAAAACAGCACAAAAGCAGGCAATGTGAATCCCGCAATTGTGTACGATCAGTATTACTGGGAGAAAATTAAATTCGACGGATCCACCATTTCGGTTTGGGTTTATCCGGATGGCGGGGCACCCGGAGATACAGCCGACGTGACCTACACGCAAACAACGGTGGCGAATCCCAGTCCAACATTGATTTTGGTGGGTGCATTTAACGATGATTCCTCCAAAGTTCACATCGATGATGTGTATTACAACGAAGAACCGCCCGCAACATCGGTTTCCGAAAAACCGGCATCGGTTGTGACCGATTATTCCCTGGAACAAAATTATCCCAATCCGTTTAATCCCGAAACGACCATTCGGTATAGTCTGAAAAAAGAAGGAGAAGTCAGCCTGAAGGTTTTTGATTCTCAGGGAAGGCAGGTTGCCGATCTGGTAAATGGTGTTTTATCCGCCGGTTCACATGAAGCCCGTTGGAATGCCCGGAACATGCCCAGCGGAATTTACTTCTACAAATTGGAAACAGCGGATTTTTCACAAACCAAAAAGATGTTGTTGATGAAATAG